Proteins encoded together in one Juglans regia cultivar Chandler chromosome 9, Walnut 2.0, whole genome shotgun sequence window:
- the LOC118349491 gene encoding thioredoxin 1-like, with the protein MATVLESLIVPRASTLPSLTISPIAASSFSARRLPRFGGLRARPSFSIRSFGSVSPIPSSRLARRGGLVVCEAQDTAVEVAAVTDANWQSLVLDSEFPVLVEFWAPWCGPCRMIHPIIDELAKQYAGKLKCYKVNTDESPSVATRYGIRSIPTVIIFRNGEKKDAIIGAVPKSTLTTSIEKFL; encoded by the exons ATGGCCACCGTGCTCGAATCCCTTATCGTGCCTCGCGCCTCCACTCTACCTTCCCTTACTATCTCTCCGATCGCGGCATCTTCGTTCTCCGCCCGTAGATTGCCCCGGTTCGGAGGCCTCAGGGCAAGACCGAGTTTCTCAATTCGCTCTTTTGGCTCGGTGAGTCCGATCCCAAGTTCGCGACTCGCTCGTCGTGGTGGTCTAGTCGTGTGCGAGGCTCAGGACACTGCTGTCGAAG TGGCTGCTGTGACAGATGCAAATTGGCAGTCGCTCGTTCTCGACTCTGAGTTCCCTGTTCTGGTTGAGTTCTGGGCCCCTTGGTGTGGGCCATGCCGTATGATCCATCCTATCATTGATGAACTGGCAAAGCAATATGCTGGGAAGCTCAAATGCTACAAAGTTAATACTGATGAGAGCCCTTCAGTTGCCACACGATATGGTATTAGAAGCATCCCTACTGTCATCATCTTCAGAAATGGTGAGAAAAAAGATGCAATTATTGGTGCTGTTCCCAAATCCACATTGACAACTAGCATAGAGAAATTCTTGTAG
- the LOC109018137 gene encoding RING-H2 finger protein ATL77-like — protein MADGKVVPPRFAPALSSPSFHFTITLDLPTSIIMCISVMLFFLILAHILHAFFQWLKEVRPGYDLEEGEGIHRQDMNVSNPISHPAAFYQAIEENNVRVFGILDRFMRDVGERRGQRLRASKKLPTLVNYGSHGIKSASFCSTDCAICLEDFAVGDSCQVFPVCNHIFHSNCIDHWLRNKITCPVCRNCVL, from the coding sequence ATGGCCGATGGCAAGGTCGTTCCACCACGCTTTGCTCCAGCACTTTCTTCTCCATCTTTTCATTTTACAATAACTCTTGATCTCCCAACTTCCATCATTATGTGCATTAGCGTGATGTTGTTCTTCCTCATCCTTGCTCACATTCTGCATGCTTTCTTTCAATGGCTGAAAGAGGTGAGGCCTGGATATGATcttgaagaaggagaaggaattCATCGACAAGACATGAATGTTTCTAATCCAATATCTCATCCAGCTGCATTTTATCAAGCTATAGAAGAAAACAATGTCCGAGTGTTTGGAATATTAGATAGGTTTATGAGGGACGTAGGTGAAAGACGAGGGCAAAGACTGAGGGCCTCAAAGAAACTGCCGACTTTGGTAAATTATGGAAGCCATGGTATAAAATCGGCCAGTTTTTGTAGTACTGATTGTGCCATCTGCTTGGAGGATTTTGCAGTTGGGGACTCATGTCAAGTTTTCCCAGTGTGCAATCACATTTTTCATTCCAATTGCATTGACCACTGGTTGAGGAATAAGATAACTTGTCCTGTTTGCCGCAATTGTGTTCTCTAG